A region of Desulfolithobacter dissulfuricans DNA encodes the following proteins:
- a CDS encoding universal stress protein has translation MKILVALDTKEYSKNILKDVARLAKNTWADLVFLGIQGKKSKKPDSELVNTLFKYQQDVFNYFGPEDLPYKSFETRTLEPAGKGIWSASSKGMKSFTIRIGSSNIAKQIVAAATDTACDLIVMGCSGKLGCEWEGEMSVPLRVAEDAPCSVLVIKEPRSPKQIVSILDQSKISQDSLELINQLVTLHEAGLKIVGLKDSKGSKGDEEKKIVELLKYYNDREISAWVKLLDSTALKDYVATSSREAIVALWMGKKSLIKKLFSQSLVDKLLENTRSSVLILR, from the coding sequence ATGAAAATACTGGTAGCGCTGGACACGAAAGAATACAGCAAAAATATACTCAAGGATGTGGCCCGACTGGCCAAGAACACCTGGGCCGATCTCGTCTTTCTCGGGATTCAGGGGAAAAAGAGCAAGAAACCGGACTCGGAACTCGTCAATACCCTGTTCAAGTACCAGCAGGACGTCTTCAACTACTTCGGTCCCGAGGACCTGCCCTACAAATCCTTTGAAACCCGGACGCTGGAGCCGGCGGGAAAGGGCATCTGGTCGGCATCGTCCAAGGGCATGAAGAGCTTCACCATCCGCATCGGCAGCAGCAACATCGCCAAACAGATTGTTGCGGCGGCCACCGATACGGCCTGCGACCTGATCGTCATGGGCTGCAGCGGCAAGCTCGGCTGCGAGTGGGAAGGAGAGATGAGCGTGCCCCTGCGGGTGGCCGAGGATGCGCCCTGCTCGGTCCTGGTGATCAAGGAGCCGCGCAGCCCCAAACAGATCGTTTCCATCCTGGACCAGAGCAAGATCAGCCAGGATTCTCTGGAGCTGATCAATCAGCTGGTCACCCTGCACGAGGCCGGGCTCAAGATTGTCGGCCTGAAAGACAGCAAGGGCAGCAAGGGCGACGAGGAAAAGAAAATCGTCGAACTGCTCAAGTACTACAATGACCGGGAGATAAGCGCCTGGGTCAAGCTGCTGGACAGCACGGCCCTGAAAGACTATGTGGCCACCTCGTCCAGGGAAGCCATTGTCGCCCTGTGGATGGGGAAAAAATCACTGATCAAGAAACTCTTTTCCCAGAGCCTGGTGGACAAACTGCTGGAAAACACACGGTCTTCGGTGCTTATCCTCCGCTGA
- a CDS encoding response regulator, whose translation MDNNKTNILILDDEPIVSKRLKPSLERKGYEVETFTRSRDALARIREKRFDIVITDLKMEGIDGMEFLTEVKKLYPGTEVIVITGFATMDTAKESFRKGVFDFLAKPFKLGEITEVIKKAEANIKNR comes from the coding sequence ATGGACAACAACAAGACCAATATACTGATTTTAGACGATGAACCCATCGTCAGCAAACGACTGAAACCATCCCTGGAAAGAAAGGGTTATGAAGTTGAAACCTTTACCAGAAGCCGTGATGCCCTGGCCCGGATCCGGGAAAAACGGTTCGATATCGTGATAACCGATCTCAAGATGGAAGGAATCGACGGCATGGAGTTCCTGACCGAGGTCAAGAAGCTGTACCCTGGCACCGAAGTCATCGTCATTACCGGGTTTGCGACCATGGACACGGCCAAGGAATCCTTCCGCAAGGGCGTGTTCGACTTCCTGGCCAAACCATTCAAGCTCGGCGAGATCACCGAGGTGATCAAAAAGGCTGAAGCCAACATTAAAAACAGATAA
- a CDS encoding PEP/pyruvate-binding domain-containing protein, which produces MRKILDWIKQNLLRRHPETARLSATDSFRTLFANFQELIDLNNRILHHVAEANDKLSGDYIFDSNYIETTCSKISAMVKDLIYLINKMTQQQYPGLYDAFERIEGDIQAMLEGKIIAPRPDFILPYPMIDRDLMDAVGGKNAHIAEIGNVLGLKIPLGFAISITAYQYFLDYNKLQPQIAAITDSWHRGEIQVDEASQTIRRLILSAAIPPKLEQRMIFAARHIANLSGESSPRFAVRSSAYGEDSSSSFAGQYLSRLNVALDELVSNYRDVVASAYTIRAMEYRQQKDFRENEVLMSVACQLMIPAKASGIIYSIDPVHPEKETLVINSSWGLGEPVVSGQTATDTFVLDRRSPHVERELNVVRKDLNLVACGEQGTNLEPVPQYYRTRPSLTADQRHRLAEIAMQLEKYFKTPQDIEFAIDHKDEIVILQARPLRLKRKNAPRASELADLPERYPVIFRDRGVAAMEGVAVGPVHFIRTDSDLDNFPDGAIGVARYASPMLARVIPRAVGFITDVGAATGHLATVAREFRIPALFNTDEATSLLHEGEEITLDTEERVVYRGTVRELELFALCEEHIEETYEYRLLRRILKKIEPLNLLDPNAETFKPQYCQTYHDITRFIHEKAVATLIDRNYYHSHDPDTVAGRLKWDFPLDLILIDIGGGISGTEDHFVLPEQIISDPMQALLTGMSFPGAWDMTPAPVDMGSFMSSLTRTFSAELSNPQEVGQNLAVVSAEYVNLSLRLGYHFTIIDAYVTENIKNNHAYFRFSGGVTDTVRRKRRTRLLDRVLTHYDFVTQHQGDMLVARLKRLDKKGMIKRLYLLGLLVGFTRQLDVRMVDDQKIDFYYRKILSIMEENDGQQQDQYTDFRR; this is translated from the coding sequence TTTGCCAATTTCCAGGAACTCATCGACCTGAACAACCGGATCCTGCACCATGTTGCCGAGGCCAACGACAAGCTCAGCGGCGACTACATATTTGATTCCAACTACATCGAGACAACCTGCAGCAAGATATCGGCCATGGTCAAGGATCTGATCTATCTCATCAACAAGATGACCCAGCAGCAGTATCCCGGGCTCTATGACGCCTTCGAGCGGATCGAGGGCGACATCCAGGCCATGCTGGAGGGAAAGATCATCGCCCCCCGACCGGATTTCATCCTCCCCTATCCCATGATCGACCGCGACCTTATGGATGCGGTGGGCGGTAAAAATGCTCATATCGCCGAGATAGGCAATGTGCTCGGACTCAAGATTCCGCTCGGTTTTGCCATCAGCATCACGGCCTATCAGTATTTTCTCGACTACAACAAGCTCCAGCCCCAGATAGCGGCGATAACCGATAGCTGGCACCGGGGAGAGATCCAGGTGGATGAGGCCTCCCAGACCATCCGGAGACTGATCCTGTCTGCTGCCATTCCACCCAAACTGGAACAGAGAATGATCTTTGCCGCCCGGCATATCGCCAACCTCTCGGGCGAGAGCTCGCCACGCTTTGCCGTGCGTTCCAGCGCCTACGGGGAGGACAGCTCCTCCTCCTTTGCCGGCCAGTACCTGAGCCGGCTCAACGTAGCCCTGGACGAACTGGTGTCCAACTACCGGGACGTGGTGGCCTCGGCCTACACCATTCGGGCCATGGAGTACCGGCAGCAGAAGGATTTCCGGGAAAACGAGGTTCTGATGTCCGTGGCCTGCCAGCTGATGATCCCGGCCAAGGCCAGCGGCATCATCTACAGTATCGATCCGGTCCATCCGGAGAAAGAGACCCTGGTCATCAACTCCAGCTGGGGCCTGGGTGAACCGGTGGTCTCCGGTCAGACAGCCACCGACACCTTTGTCCTCGACCGCCGGTCACCCCATGTGGAGCGGGAGCTCAACGTGGTCCGCAAGGACCTCAATCTGGTGGCCTGCGGCGAGCAGGGGACCAACCTGGAACCGGTTCCCCAGTACTACCGGACCCGGCCCTCCCTGACCGCGGACCAGCGACACCGCCTGGCCGAGATCGCCATGCAGCTGGAAAAATATTTCAAGACGCCCCAGGACATCGAATTTGCCATCGATCACAAGGACGAGATAGTGATCCTCCAGGCCCGGCCCCTGCGTCTGAAAAGAAAGAACGCGCCCCGGGCCTCGGAACTGGCCGACCTGCCCGAGAGATACCCGGTCATCTTCAGGGACAGGGGCGTGGCTGCCATGGAAGGAGTGGCCGTGGGCCCGGTTCATTTCATCCGCACCGACAGCGACCTGGACAACTTTCCCGATGGCGCCATTGGTGTGGCAAGGTATGCCTCGCCCATGCTGGCACGCGTGATCCCCAGGGCGGTCGGCTTTATCACCGACGTGGGCGCCGCCACCGGCCACCTGGCCACCGTGGCCCGCGAATTTCGAATTCCAGCGCTTTTCAACACCGACGAGGCCACCAGCCTGTTGCACGAAGGCGAGGAAATCACCCTGGACACCGAAGAGCGGGTGGTCTACCGCGGCACGGTCAGGGAGCTGGAGCTCTTTGCCCTGTGCGAAGAACATATCGAAGAGACCTACGAGTACCGGCTGCTGCGGAGGATTCTCAAGAAAATCGAGCCTCTCAACCTGCTGGATCCCAATGCGGAGACCTTCAAACCGCAATACTGCCAGACCTATCACGACATCACCCGGTTCATCCATGAAAAGGCGGTGGCAACCCTGATCGACCGCAACTACTACCATTCCCATGATCCGGACACGGTGGCCGGCCGGCTGAAATGGGACTTTCCCCTGGACCTGATCCTGATCGATATCGGCGGCGGGATCTCCGGAACCGAGGATCATTTCGTGCTTCCCGAGCAGATCATCTCAGACCCCATGCAGGCCCTGCTGACCGGAATGTCCTTTCCCGGAGCCTGGGACATGACGCCGGCCCCGGTGGACATGGGCAGCTTCATGTCCAGCCTGACCAGGACCTTTTCCGCCGAGCTGAGCAACCCCCAGGAGGTGGGCCAGAACCTGGCGGTTGTTTCGGCCGAGTACGTCAACCTCAGCCTGCGGCTGGGATACCATTTCACCATCATTGACGCCTATGTGACGGAGAACATCAAAAACAACCACGCCTACTTCCGCTTTTCCGGCGGGGTGACCGACACGGTGCGTCGGAAACGGAGGACCAGACTGCTCGACAGGGTCCTGACCCATTATGATTTTGTGACCCAACACCAGGGAGATATGCTGGTGGCACGGCTGAAACGGCTGGATAAAAAAGGAATGATCAAGCGGCTCTATCTGCTGGGATTGCTGGTGGGCTTTACCAGGCAGCTTGACGTCCGCATGGTGGACGATCAGAAGATCGATTTCTACTACCGGAAAATCCTATCCATTATGGAGGAGAACGATGGACAACAACAAGACCAATATACTGATTTTAGACGATGA